In the genome of Grus americana isolate bGruAme1 chromosome 16, bGruAme1.mat, whole genome shotgun sequence, one region contains:
- the CAMKK2 gene encoding calcium/calmodulin-dependent protein kinase kinase 2 isoform X1, with translation MPSCVPGSSPTLWPLCRDPGCGCRAPGALRDPPSLSPRCPGMASLIVVTEYDATGSMNEEEEMNASGGEGFGDGREPRAKLHLSGRKLSLQERSQPARSPGTGNGANERFIYPSLPYSPVTSPHSSPRLPRRPTVESNRVSITGLQDCVQLNQYKLKDEIGKGSYGVVKLAYNEDDNTYYAMKVLSKKKLMRQAGFPRRPPPRGAKAASEGCLQPKGPIEQVYQEIAILKKLDHPNVVKLVEVLDDPSEDHLYMVFELVKQGPVMEIPTLKPLSEDQARFYFQDLIKGIEYLHYQKIIHRDIKPSNLLVGEDGHVKIADFGVSNEFKGTDALLTNTVGTPAFMAPETLSETRKIFSGKALDVWAMGITLYCFVFGQCPFMDERILSLHNKIKTQTLEFPDQPEVTDFLKDLITRMLDKNPESRISVPEIKESTVQQPFAGDFWSSAPAGAWKGREAEKMETKLHPWVTKNGAELLPTEDENCTLIEVTEEEVENSVKHIPSLATVILVKTMIRKRSFGNPFEGSRREERSLSAPGNLLPRKQGSEDNLKCNDLPNVGEEELLS, from the exons ATGCCATCATGCGTCCCCGGCAGCTCGCCCACCCTGTGGCCCCTCTGCCGTGACCCAGGCTGCGGCTGCCGAGCGCCCGGGGCACTGCGGGACCCCCCGTCGCTgagcccccgctgccccggcaTGGCCTCGCTCATCGTGGTGACTGAGTACGACGCAACGGGGAGCATgaacgaggaggaggagatgaacgCATCCGGCGGCGAGGGTTTTGGGGACGGCCGGGAGCCGAGGGCGAAGCTGCACCTCTCCGGCCGAAAGCTCTCCCTGCAGGAGCGGTCGCAGCCTGCCCGCTCGCCCGGGACCGGCAACGGTGCCAACGAACGCTTCATCTACCCATCCCTCCCCTACTCTCCAGTGACGTCCCCACACTCCTCCCCACGGCTGCCGCGGCGGCCGACGGTGGAGTCGAACCGCGTGTCCATCACGGGACTCCAG GACTGTGTGCAGCTCAACCAGTACAAGCTGAAGGATGAGATCGGGAAG GGCTCCTACGGGGTGGTGAAGCTGGCCTACAATGAGGACGATAACACCTACTAT GCAATGAAGGTTCTCTCCAAAAAGAAGCTGATGAGACAGGCAGGCTTTCCCC GTCGCCCGCCGCCCCGTGGGGCCAAAGCTGCCTCCgagggctgcctgcagcccaaaGGGCCCATCGAACAGGTCTACCAGGAGATCGCCATCCTGAAGAAGCTGGATCACCCCAACGTGGTGAAGCTGGTGGAG GTACTGGATGACCCCAGCGAGGACCACCTGTACATGG tgtttgaacTGGTGAAGCAAGG CCCCGTGATGGAAATCCCAACCCTGAAACCTCTCAGCGAGGACCAGGCTCGGTTCTACTTCCAGGATCTGATCAAGGGCATTGAATACT TGCACTATCAGAAGATAATCCACCGGGATATTAAACCTTCCAACCTCCTCGTGGGGGAAGACGGGCACGTCAAGATCGCTGATTTTGGAGTGAGCAACGAGTTCAAGGGAACCGATGCCCTCTTAACCAACACGGTGGGCACCCCTGCTTTCATGGCACCGGAGACACTCTCAGAAACCAGGAAAATCTTCTCTGGAAAG GCTTTGGACGTCTGGGCCATGGGGATCACGCTGTACTGCTTTGTGTTTGGGCAG TGCCCTTTTATGGATGAAAGGATCCTGAGTTTACACAATAAAATCAAGACCCAAACACTGGAGTTCCCAGACCA gcCAGAAGTTACAGACTTCTTGAAGGATTTGATTACACGGATGCTGGATAAAAATCCTGAATCTAGGATTTCGGTCCCAGAAATCAAG GAAAGTACTGTGCAACAGCCTTTCGCAGGAGATTTCTGGTCCTCTGCCCCTGCGGGAGCCTGGAAGGGGCGAGAAGCTGAGAAAATGGAGACTAAG TTGCACCCTTGGGTCACCAAGAACGGAGCGGAGCTGCTGCCCACGGAGGATGAGAACTGCACCCTCATCGAGGTGacggaggaggaggtggagaattCAGTCAAGCACATCCCCAGCCTGGCCACTGTG ATCTTGGTTAAAACGATGATCCGGAAGCGATCCTTTGGGAACCCATTcgaggggagcaggagggaggagcgGTCGTTGTCTGCCCCCGGGAACCTGCTGCC cagGAAACAAGGCAGCGAAGATAATCTGAAATGCAACGACTTGCCCAACGTGGGAGAGGAGGAACTTCTTTCGTGA
- the CAMKK2 gene encoding calcium/calmodulin-dependent protein kinase kinase 2 isoform X4, giving the protein MPSCVPGSSPTLWPLCRDPGCGCRAPGALRDPPSLSPRCPGMASLIVVTEYDATGSMNEEEEMNASGGEGFGDGREPRAKLHLSGRKLSLQERSQPARSPGTGNGANERFIYPSLPYSPVTSPHSSPRLPRRPTVESNRVSITGLQDCVQLNQYKLKDEIGKGSYGVVKLAYNEDDNTYYAMKVLSKKKLMRQAGFPRRPPPRGAKAASEGCLQPKGPIEQVYQEIAILKKLDHPNVVKLVEVLDDPSEDHLYMVFELVKQGPVMEIPTLKPLSEDQARFYFQDLIKGIEYLHYQKIIHRDIKPSNLLVGEDGHVKIADFGVSNEFKGTDALLTNTVGTPAFMAPETLSETRKIFSGKALDVWAMGITLYCFVFGQCPFMDERILSLHNKIKTQTLEFPDQPEVTDFLKDLITRMLDKNPESRISVPEIKLHPWVTKNGAELLPTEDENCTLIEVTEEEVENSVKHIPSLATVILVKTMIRKRSFGNPFEGSRREERSLSAPGNLLPKQGSEDNLKCNDLPNVGEEELLS; this is encoded by the exons ATGCCATCATGCGTCCCCGGCAGCTCGCCCACCCTGTGGCCCCTCTGCCGTGACCCAGGCTGCGGCTGCCGAGCGCCCGGGGCACTGCGGGACCCCCCGTCGCTgagcccccgctgccccggcaTGGCCTCGCTCATCGTGGTGACTGAGTACGACGCAACGGGGAGCATgaacgaggaggaggagatgaacgCATCCGGCGGCGAGGGTTTTGGGGACGGCCGGGAGCCGAGGGCGAAGCTGCACCTCTCCGGCCGAAAGCTCTCCCTGCAGGAGCGGTCGCAGCCTGCCCGCTCGCCCGGGACCGGCAACGGTGCCAACGAACGCTTCATCTACCCATCCCTCCCCTACTCTCCAGTGACGTCCCCACACTCCTCCCCACGGCTGCCGCGGCGGCCGACGGTGGAGTCGAACCGCGTGTCCATCACGGGACTCCAG GACTGTGTGCAGCTCAACCAGTACAAGCTGAAGGATGAGATCGGGAAG GGCTCCTACGGGGTGGTGAAGCTGGCCTACAATGAGGACGATAACACCTACTAT GCAATGAAGGTTCTCTCCAAAAAGAAGCTGATGAGACAGGCAGGCTTTCCCC GTCGCCCGCCGCCCCGTGGGGCCAAAGCTGCCTCCgagggctgcctgcagcccaaaGGGCCCATCGAACAGGTCTACCAGGAGATCGCCATCCTGAAGAAGCTGGATCACCCCAACGTGGTGAAGCTGGTGGAG GTACTGGATGACCCCAGCGAGGACCACCTGTACATGG tgtttgaacTGGTGAAGCAAGG CCCCGTGATGGAAATCCCAACCCTGAAACCTCTCAGCGAGGACCAGGCTCGGTTCTACTTCCAGGATCTGATCAAGGGCATTGAATACT TGCACTATCAGAAGATAATCCACCGGGATATTAAACCTTCCAACCTCCTCGTGGGGGAAGACGGGCACGTCAAGATCGCTGATTTTGGAGTGAGCAACGAGTTCAAGGGAACCGATGCCCTCTTAACCAACACGGTGGGCACCCCTGCTTTCATGGCACCGGAGACACTCTCAGAAACCAGGAAAATCTTCTCTGGAAAG GCTTTGGACGTCTGGGCCATGGGGATCACGCTGTACTGCTTTGTGTTTGGGCAG TGCCCTTTTATGGATGAAAGGATCCTGAGTTTACACAATAAAATCAAGACCCAAACACTGGAGTTCCCAGACCA gcCAGAAGTTACAGACTTCTTGAAGGATTTGATTACACGGATGCTGGATAAAAATCCTGAATCTAGGATTTCGGTCCCAGAAATCAAG TTGCACCCTTGGGTCACCAAGAACGGAGCGGAGCTGCTGCCCACGGAGGATGAGAACTGCACCCTCATCGAGGTGacggaggaggaggtggagaattCAGTCAAGCACATCCCCAGCCTGGCCACTGTG ATCTTGGTTAAAACGATGATCCGGAAGCGATCCTTTGGGAACCCATTcgaggggagcaggagggaggagcgGTCGTTGTCTGCCCCCGGGAACCTGCTGCC GAAACAAGGCAGCGAAGATAATCTGAAATGCAACGACTTGCCCAACGTGGGAGAGGAGGAACTTCTTTCGTGA
- the CAMKK2 gene encoding calcium/calmodulin-dependent protein kinase kinase 2 isoform X3, translating into MPSCVPGSSPTLWPLCRDPGCGCRAPGALRDPPSLSPRCPGMASLIVVTEYDATGSMNEEEEMNASGGEGFGDGREPRAKLHLSGRKLSLQERSQPARSPGTGNGANERFIYPSLPYSPVTSPHSSPRLPRRPTVESNRVSITGLQDCVQLNQYKLKDEIGKGSYGVVKLAYNEDDNTYYAMKVLSKKKLMRQAGFPRRPPPRGAKAASEGCLQPKGPIEQVYQEIAILKKLDHPNVVKLVEVLDDPSEDHLYMVFELVKQGPVMEIPTLKPLSEDQARFYFQDLIKGIEYLHYQKIIHRDIKPSNLLVGEDGHVKIADFGVSNEFKGTDALLTNTVGTPAFMAPETLSETRKIFSGKALDVWAMGITLYCFVFGQCPFMDERILSLHNKIKTQTLEFPDQPEVTDFLKDLITRMLDKNPESRISVPEIKLHPWVTKNGAELLPTEDENCTLIEVTEEEVENSVKHIPSLATVILVKTMIRKRSFGNPFEGSRREERSLSAPGNLLPRKQGSEDNLKCNDLPNVGEEELLS; encoded by the exons ATGCCATCATGCGTCCCCGGCAGCTCGCCCACCCTGTGGCCCCTCTGCCGTGACCCAGGCTGCGGCTGCCGAGCGCCCGGGGCACTGCGGGACCCCCCGTCGCTgagcccccgctgccccggcaTGGCCTCGCTCATCGTGGTGACTGAGTACGACGCAACGGGGAGCATgaacgaggaggaggagatgaacgCATCCGGCGGCGAGGGTTTTGGGGACGGCCGGGAGCCGAGGGCGAAGCTGCACCTCTCCGGCCGAAAGCTCTCCCTGCAGGAGCGGTCGCAGCCTGCCCGCTCGCCCGGGACCGGCAACGGTGCCAACGAACGCTTCATCTACCCATCCCTCCCCTACTCTCCAGTGACGTCCCCACACTCCTCCCCACGGCTGCCGCGGCGGCCGACGGTGGAGTCGAACCGCGTGTCCATCACGGGACTCCAG GACTGTGTGCAGCTCAACCAGTACAAGCTGAAGGATGAGATCGGGAAG GGCTCCTACGGGGTGGTGAAGCTGGCCTACAATGAGGACGATAACACCTACTAT GCAATGAAGGTTCTCTCCAAAAAGAAGCTGATGAGACAGGCAGGCTTTCCCC GTCGCCCGCCGCCCCGTGGGGCCAAAGCTGCCTCCgagggctgcctgcagcccaaaGGGCCCATCGAACAGGTCTACCAGGAGATCGCCATCCTGAAGAAGCTGGATCACCCCAACGTGGTGAAGCTGGTGGAG GTACTGGATGACCCCAGCGAGGACCACCTGTACATGG tgtttgaacTGGTGAAGCAAGG CCCCGTGATGGAAATCCCAACCCTGAAACCTCTCAGCGAGGACCAGGCTCGGTTCTACTTCCAGGATCTGATCAAGGGCATTGAATACT TGCACTATCAGAAGATAATCCACCGGGATATTAAACCTTCCAACCTCCTCGTGGGGGAAGACGGGCACGTCAAGATCGCTGATTTTGGAGTGAGCAACGAGTTCAAGGGAACCGATGCCCTCTTAACCAACACGGTGGGCACCCCTGCTTTCATGGCACCGGAGACACTCTCAGAAACCAGGAAAATCTTCTCTGGAAAG GCTTTGGACGTCTGGGCCATGGGGATCACGCTGTACTGCTTTGTGTTTGGGCAG TGCCCTTTTATGGATGAAAGGATCCTGAGTTTACACAATAAAATCAAGACCCAAACACTGGAGTTCCCAGACCA gcCAGAAGTTACAGACTTCTTGAAGGATTTGATTACACGGATGCTGGATAAAAATCCTGAATCTAGGATTTCGGTCCCAGAAATCAAG TTGCACCCTTGGGTCACCAAGAACGGAGCGGAGCTGCTGCCCACGGAGGATGAGAACTGCACCCTCATCGAGGTGacggaggaggaggtggagaattCAGTCAAGCACATCCCCAGCCTGGCCACTGTG ATCTTGGTTAAAACGATGATCCGGAAGCGATCCTTTGGGAACCCATTcgaggggagcaggagggaggagcgGTCGTTGTCTGCCCCCGGGAACCTGCTGCC cagGAAACAAGGCAGCGAAGATAATCTGAAATGCAACGACTTGCCCAACGTGGGAGAGGAGGAACTTCTTTCGTGA
- the CAMKK2 gene encoding calcium/calmodulin-dependent protein kinase kinase 2 isoform X2 → MPSCVPGSSPTLWPLCRDPGCGCRAPGALRDPPSLSPRCPGMASLIVVTEYDATGSMNEEEEMNASGGEGFGDGREPRAKLHLSGRKLSLQERSQPARSPGTGNGANERFIYPSLPYSPVTSPHSSPRLPRRPTVESNRVSITGLQDCVQLNQYKLKDEIGKGSYGVVKLAYNEDDNTYYAMKVLSKKKLMRQAGFPRRPPPRGAKAASEGCLQPKGPIEQVYQEIAILKKLDHPNVVKLVEVLDDPSEDHLYMVFELVKQGPVMEIPTLKPLSEDQARFYFQDLIKGIEYLHYQKIIHRDIKPSNLLVGEDGHVKIADFGVSNEFKGTDALLTNTVGTPAFMAPETLSETRKIFSGKALDVWAMGITLYCFVFGQCPFMDERILSLHNKIKTQTLEFPDQPEVTDFLKDLITRMLDKNPESRISVPEIKESTVQQPFAGDFWSSAPAGAWKGREAEKMETKLHPWVTKNGAELLPTEDENCTLIEVTEEEVENSVKHIPSLATVILVKTMIRKRSFGNPFEGSRREERSLSAPGNLLPKQGSEDNLKCNDLPNVGEEELLS, encoded by the exons ATGCCATCATGCGTCCCCGGCAGCTCGCCCACCCTGTGGCCCCTCTGCCGTGACCCAGGCTGCGGCTGCCGAGCGCCCGGGGCACTGCGGGACCCCCCGTCGCTgagcccccgctgccccggcaTGGCCTCGCTCATCGTGGTGACTGAGTACGACGCAACGGGGAGCATgaacgaggaggaggagatgaacgCATCCGGCGGCGAGGGTTTTGGGGACGGCCGGGAGCCGAGGGCGAAGCTGCACCTCTCCGGCCGAAAGCTCTCCCTGCAGGAGCGGTCGCAGCCTGCCCGCTCGCCCGGGACCGGCAACGGTGCCAACGAACGCTTCATCTACCCATCCCTCCCCTACTCTCCAGTGACGTCCCCACACTCCTCCCCACGGCTGCCGCGGCGGCCGACGGTGGAGTCGAACCGCGTGTCCATCACGGGACTCCAG GACTGTGTGCAGCTCAACCAGTACAAGCTGAAGGATGAGATCGGGAAG GGCTCCTACGGGGTGGTGAAGCTGGCCTACAATGAGGACGATAACACCTACTAT GCAATGAAGGTTCTCTCCAAAAAGAAGCTGATGAGACAGGCAGGCTTTCCCC GTCGCCCGCCGCCCCGTGGGGCCAAAGCTGCCTCCgagggctgcctgcagcccaaaGGGCCCATCGAACAGGTCTACCAGGAGATCGCCATCCTGAAGAAGCTGGATCACCCCAACGTGGTGAAGCTGGTGGAG GTACTGGATGACCCCAGCGAGGACCACCTGTACATGG tgtttgaacTGGTGAAGCAAGG CCCCGTGATGGAAATCCCAACCCTGAAACCTCTCAGCGAGGACCAGGCTCGGTTCTACTTCCAGGATCTGATCAAGGGCATTGAATACT TGCACTATCAGAAGATAATCCACCGGGATATTAAACCTTCCAACCTCCTCGTGGGGGAAGACGGGCACGTCAAGATCGCTGATTTTGGAGTGAGCAACGAGTTCAAGGGAACCGATGCCCTCTTAACCAACACGGTGGGCACCCCTGCTTTCATGGCACCGGAGACACTCTCAGAAACCAGGAAAATCTTCTCTGGAAAG GCTTTGGACGTCTGGGCCATGGGGATCACGCTGTACTGCTTTGTGTTTGGGCAG TGCCCTTTTATGGATGAAAGGATCCTGAGTTTACACAATAAAATCAAGACCCAAACACTGGAGTTCCCAGACCA gcCAGAAGTTACAGACTTCTTGAAGGATTTGATTACACGGATGCTGGATAAAAATCCTGAATCTAGGATTTCGGTCCCAGAAATCAAG GAAAGTACTGTGCAACAGCCTTTCGCAGGAGATTTCTGGTCCTCTGCCCCTGCGGGAGCCTGGAAGGGGCGAGAAGCTGAGAAAATGGAGACTAAG TTGCACCCTTGGGTCACCAAGAACGGAGCGGAGCTGCTGCCCACGGAGGATGAGAACTGCACCCTCATCGAGGTGacggaggaggaggtggagaattCAGTCAAGCACATCCCCAGCCTGGCCACTGTG ATCTTGGTTAAAACGATGATCCGGAAGCGATCCTTTGGGAACCCATTcgaggggagcaggagggaggagcgGTCGTTGTCTGCCCCCGGGAACCTGCTGCC GAAACAAGGCAGCGAAGATAATCTGAAATGCAACGACTTGCCCAACGTGGGAGAGGAGGAACTTCTTTCGTGA